The genomic stretch GGACTGAAGGTATCGCTGTCGACATGGTCAGTCCTTCGCCGGTGACTTCACAGGGCCAGACACTTGCCGAGCGCGACATGCTCGTGACTGTCCCACGCGGTGACGGAACCTACTACTACATGATCTTCATTGCGCCACAGGCCCAGTTCCAGGACCTGAGCCCCGCATACGAAGAGATGTTACGCAGCTTCAGAATGCGGTAGCCTATCCGTGTGCGTTTTCGATTCGTGTTCGTGCTGTTGCTCTGTCTGGCAGGTGTGGTCGCTTGCCGCACGGAGCAGTCGGCCGGCAAAAGCGTTCGAGTCAGTCAGAAAGACGTCCGGCGCGATCTTTCAATTGACGAAAACCGGGGCGGCCACACCCTTGCACGTCACGTCGGCAAAACTGACGAGCAGCTTCGAGCACGGTTACGTAAAGAGCCCAACATCTCGGCAGCCTCTACCTATGTAGATCGCGATACCGCAGAGCATGTAATCGGCTCAACACTCTCCGAGAACTCAGGGAAAATTGAACGCTGGCGGGCTCGCGGATCCCGTCGTCCCAACCTCGTTCTCGACTACACCGCGGGCGATGACCCCATTGGCCGCGTCATGTATCGTCGAGCGCAGGGTTCTGTGCCTTGCGAACGTGCTTTAGTCGTGTTGCGGGCTTACGGAGACGATTACTTCGTTTTGACGAGTTACCCGGATTGTCGTCCATGAGCAAAGACGCCAAAGACCGCTTCCCTGTCCTGCGCGACTTCGCCCGCGGATATCTGCATCAGGATGTCGTCCCGGAATATGGGTCACCGCTCAAAGCCGCTTCAGTCTACTTCGCGGATCTCGGAGACGAGGAAAGGCGTCAGCTTTCCAGAGAAGCTTCAAAGATGGAGCGAGCTGCTAAGCCCTGGGACCTAGACACCGTGAATCGCACGCTTGCAGAGATGGGAGCAGCAGTCGTTCTAAGTTCCACCGAAGAGTTCTTTCAGATCCTCAAAGTGTTCCGGCACTGATCACAACACACGCGACTTCATTCCCCCCAGCGCCTCACCCTTTTTATACCATCGTCTTTTTCGAAGTATTGGTTCGAAACTTCCTATTTGTCGAATCACGGCTCGTCCTTTACAAATGTTTCAGGACAGGAGCGCAGGCCGTTTCGCCCCAAGGCTGAGCGCACCACAGTTGTTGGTGACCGACCCACCTTTCCTTCGATCCAGAAACGGTCACCGATTCGGCCCGGTCACCCTCAAGACCGGGCCTTTTTATTTGAATAACTCCGCTCGCGCCGAAGCTGAAATCGCCAGTACCGCAGGATGTTTCAGCCTGCGTTCCACGGATATAGCGTAGAAGCTCTCTTTCACCTCGGGTACACGCCCAATTCGTTTGACTCCGAACTGACGCTCGATCTCCTTTTCGATGACAGTCGGCGCAACGAAAGCGCCCTCTCCCGACTGTCCGAAGGCCGTCATCAGCGCGCTGTCTTCGAATTCCCCGATGATCGCTGGGTGCAGATTCATCGTCTGGAACCACTGGTCAAGGTTGCGCCGCAACGTCGTGTTCTCTGCCGGCCCAAAGAACGGAATCCCGTCGAGCGATTTCGGAAAGCGCCCCTTGCCCACCAACTTCGGCGGCGCAAAGAATGTTATGCCGGACTCCCCCAGGAGATGGCTGAACGCGCGCACATTCACCGTGGGCGGGAGCGGAGCATCGGAGATCACCAGGTCCAGTTCATGGATCGAAAGGGCCGCAATCAACCGGTCCGGCTTCCCTTCCCGGCAAACAATCCGGATGGGTTGATCGAGCTTCATGGCTGGCTTGAGCAGTCGATAGGCGATCAGTTTAGGAACCGCATCGGCCACCCCGACGTTGAAGCGCACCGGCCGGCCCGTTGGCCGGTCACCGATCGTGTCTTGCAGTTCCCTGCCCAGGCGAAAGATTTCCTCCGCGTACCGATACGCCATGCGGCCAACATCAGTCAGTATCAGGTTGCGGCCGGCTTTCTGAAACAGCTTCTCTCCCAGCACGTTCTCCAGTACTCGAAGTTGTCCGCTGATGGTCGGCTGGGCTAGCCGGAGTTCCTTACTGGCTTTGGCAATACTGCCTTCCCGGGCGACCGTCCAGAAATAGTAGAGATGATGGTAGTTGAGCCATTCCATATGCATCGAATCATACATCGGAATTTCCGAATGGTTTCTGGCTAACTTCCTAATAGTCGAAGCCGCGGGTCCGCCCGGATAATGGGCGAGTTGGGGAAGGAGCAAGTCACACTTTGGGAATAGGTTCGTTATGGATGTGGGTCGGCTTCATCGTTTTCGTGTTGGCGATGTTGGCCCTCGACCTCGGAGTGTTCAATCGTAAGGCGCACGTAACCAGCTTTCGCGAGGCGCTGTCGTGGTCTGTCGTCTGGATCGCGCTCGCCATGGTATTCAACGCGGGCATTTGGCACTGGTATGGCGGCGAAGCCGGTCTTCAGTTCCTTACGGGTTATCTCATCGAAAAGGCGCTGTCGGTCGATAACCTCTTCGTTTTCCTGTTGATTTTCGGCTACTTCGCCGTGCCGCGGGAATACCAGCACCGTGTGCTCTTCTGGGGCATCCTGGGTGCGCTGGTAATGCGAGCCATCTTCATTGTTGGCGGCGCTGCCCTGCTTGAGCGCTTCCATTGGATCATCTACATCTTCGGCGCATTGCTGATTTTCACCGGCATCAAGATGCTGAGACGCACCGAAGAAATCCACCCGGAGCGGAATCCGATCGTCCGGTTCGCCCAACGGTTTCTACCGACGACCAGCGAGTACCACGGTTCGAAGTTCATGATCGTCAGGAACGGCAAGCATTTGGTGACGCCGCTGATGATCGTGCTCATCGCCGTGGAGGCGACCGACGTTGTGTTTGCGGTTGATTCGATTCCTGCGATCTTTGCCGTTACCAAGGACCCGTTCATCGTCTTCACGTCGAACATATTCGCCATGCTTGGCCTGCGTTCGCTTTACTTCCTGCTGGCAGGCGTCATGCACCGGTTCAAAGAGTTGAAGGTTGGACTTGCGCTGGTGCTGGGGTTCGTCGGAGGCAAAATGTTGCTTTCGGAGTGGTACAAGATCCCGATCGCCCTGTCGCTTGGCGTAGTGGCAATGTTTATCTTCGGTTCAATCTTGATATCGCTCTGGAGAACTCGCGGCGAGGCAAACCGCGCTGACGGCCATTAGTTAAAGGCTAGCTAGGCCCTCTGTACGTGAGTTGTACGATCGTGCAGTCGTCATTCAACGGAGTGCCTGCGCAGAATGCGGCAAGTGAGGAAAGTACTTCTTCAATGCCGCCGCACCCCGGGAACAGGGATGCCAGGCGCTCCGGTCCAAACATGTCGCCGTCGGCGTTTTCCGCCTCAGTAACGCCGTCCGTCACCATGATCAGTCGGGCTCCAGGTTGCAGGTGCATCGAGCCTGCCTGATAGGAAACGTCGTTGATGAGGCCGATCGGCAGGTTTCCTCCGGCTAACTCTTTGCGGTCGGGTCCGAGCACGGCCAGAGGCACAACGTGTCCGCAATTTACGTATTCCAGTTTCCCGTCGGCAAAAAGCCGGGCAATGAACATGGTTGCGTATTTTTCGCCGGCCACTTTCTCGCAGAGGAAACGGTTGGCGACGTCGACCACATGATCAAGCGGGATATCGTTCGAGAGCTGAGCGTAAAGTAAACCTTGAATAATCGACGCTAATAGCGCAGCAGAAATACCTTTACCGCTTACATCGGTGACGACAACGGTCAGCGAATTCTCCGTCCGGATCACGTCGTAAAAATCGCCCCCGACCTCCTTCGACGAGATGTTGCGGGCCTCGATATTGGCAAATGGCACGTCTGGGATGGTCACTCGCATCAAGCGCTGCTGAATCCCGGACGCAATGTTCATCTCCTGCTCGTAGCGTCGCTTTGCTTCTTCGGCCTGTACCAGGAACGCATTTTCAACCAGCGATGCGGCTTCGGTTGCGATCGCCCGCAGAATGTCGTGGCTTACCGCCGACAGCTTCCCAGATAGGAGCTTGCTGTCCAAGTACAAGACGCCGCGTATATCCGACGCCGTGGTCTTCTCCGCTCCGATCTGCGTCTTCCGCAGCGGGATGCAGATTACCGTGCGCAGGTTATGCGCCACGATGCTCTCGCGGGCGGACATCTTAGCGAAGTCTTCCGTATCGGTCAGCAGGAATTCCGAGGAGTTGCTGACGGCATCCCGCAGAATCGACCGGGAGATGGTGTTGTCGTCCGCGAGCAGTTCTCCCTTTGCGTTCCGTCCAGCCACCAGGGTCAGCGAGCCGTCTTCCTCCCTCAGGAAGACATAGCCGCGTTCCGCCTTAGTGAGCCGAAGGGTTGCATCGATCAGAGTAACCAGCACCTCTTCCAGCACCGTGCTGGTGTTAAGCTTGCGCGCCGCTTCGAGAAACAGCGTGAGGGTTTCAAGGTCGGATGTGGCACTGGCGGGCTTCCAGACTGAAAGTTGACTGAGTAGATTGCTGGAGGGCGATCCCAGCTTGGCAGCATCGGGATCGAAGAGCGCGTAAGCCTCTCCGCGAACCCCGAATTCGATGCGATCATTCCGCTTCAGTTTTTGGCGTTGGATCTGTTGCCCGTTGACGAACGTCCCATGTTTGCTGCCGGGATCAAGAAGGTAGTAGCCGTCTGGCTCTTGTACGATTCGGGCGTGTTCGCGCGACACCCGCGGATCGGAGATGACCAGGTCATTTTCGGTCTTCCGGCCGATCGTGTACGGAAACTTCTTGAGCGTGATTTTGTTCTGCTCGTTCCCCTGCATGAATACCAGGGTGGGCGCAGCACTACCCATCAAAGTTTCTGTTCCGGTCAGACCGAAACCACCCGATGCCATGGATCCCTCTTTAACACCCTCAGACGAAGCTTTTCAGTGAAAAGAGCCTAAACTGCGCAAGCAATGAATGCAACCAGAACTGGAATCAGAGCGTTAGGTGGTGTAATCGGCGTTGATGTGCACATATTCCGTGGTGAGATCGCAGGTAAGAAACGTGATGCTCTCGCGTCCGCGCCCCAACTTGACGGTGATCTCAAAAGCGGGCTGCGAAAGATACGCGTGCGCTTTCTTCTCGTCGAAGCTGGCGGCCTGCCCCTTGCTGCACACCTGGATGCAACCGAAATAAATATTGACCTTCGATGGATCCAGTCGGATTCCGCTGCGGCCAACTGCGGCCAGGATGCGTCCCCAGTTCGGGTCGGCTCCCGCCCATGCCGTTTTCACCAGTGGAGAGTGCGCGATCGTCTTAGCGATCTGTTCGGCTTCAGCTTCGGACTTCGCCTGCTCGATGTTCAGACGCACCACATGCTTCACGCCTTCGCCATCGGTCACGATCTGCTCGGCCAGAGAACTGCATACGGATTCGAAAGCGCCAGCAAAAGCTTTCTGTACGTTCTTAAGCGCAACTCCGGACTTGCCGCTTGCGAGCAGGCAGAGCGTGTCGTTTGTCGAGGTGTCGCCGTCGATGCTAATGCGGTTGAAGGTGCGGTCCGCCGTCCGCTTCAACAGTTTGTTGAGCTCGGACGGTGACGCCTCAATATCCGTGACCACATACGCCAGCATCGTCGCCATGTTCGGATGGATCATCCCCGCGCCCTTGGCGACACCGAGAACACGTACCGTCTTGCCCTTCACCGTGAACTCGGCGGTGGCAATCTTCGGCCTTGTGTCCGTCGTCATAATCGCCTGGGCGAAAGCCTGTGCGTGCTCCGCCGAGCTGCCCGCAGAATCCATTACAGAAGGAATCCCCGCCAGGAGTTTCTCTATCGGGAACGGCACACCGATAACCCCTGTCGACGACGGAAAGATCGACTTCGCTTGAGTTCCAAGTGCTTTCGCGAGCTCTTCGCAGCTTTGTTCCGCGGCGGCAAATCCCTGCTTACCTGTGGCGCAGTTGGCATTACCTGCGTTCACGAGCACCGCGCGTATCTCTCCCTTGGAAGCTTTGAGGTACTCGCGTCCTATGGTCACCGGCGCCGCCACGACAAGGTTGGTCGTGAAAACCGCCGCCGCGGAAGCATATTCCGGAGCCTCTATCATCCCCAGATCCGGATTTCCGCTCGCCTTGATTCCTGCCGTGGTCGCGCCGAAGCGAAACCCGGCCGGTATGTTGCTGTTCTGAATTTCCGCCATTCCTATTGGAACACCCGCAGTGGATTGGAAGCTTCCGCTGGCATTGCGATGGTGACACCTTCCTGGTCCAGCACCATTGCGATTTCGTCGCAGTTGTGGCGGCGAGAGCAGTTAAGGCAGTCTTTGTGAACTTTCTCAGGAAGCGTGTGGTGCGGCACCGTTAGGAAGCCGAGCTTCGCGAAGAAGTCCGGCACGCGCGTAAAGAGAAATACGCGCTCGATTTCGTGCACCTGCGCTTCGCTTAACAAACCTTCTACCAGGTGGCGCCCCGCATTCCGACCCTGCGAAGCCTTGTCCACCGCCACCGAGCGTACCTCGGCCAAGCCGATTCCGTAGATGTGCAACGCCGCGCAAGCGATCACTCGTCCCCGATATTCGACAACGGTGAAGTCACGCACGTTTTCGCAGATCTCCTGCAACGAGCGAGGAAGCAGTGTCCCATCGCCTGTGTATTGTGAAATAAGTTTGAAGATCGCCGGAGCATCCGGAAGAACAGCCTTACGCGTGCGCATAACCCACCTCCCGCAGTGCATGAAGCTTTTCCTTCGCCACGGCAAGCGCATGCTGAACCCGCGCGGGAGCCGTGCCTCCGGCAACATCGTGATTCTCGAGCACCGACTTCAACGTCAGCGCCGTATAGAAATCCTGATCGAACTCAGGACGTATCTTCTTCAACTCCTCGATCGTCAGGCCGTCCAACTCACAGCCTTTGTCCATCGCCGTGCGAACGGCATTTCCAATCGCCTCATGCGCACGGCGGAACGGAACACCCTTGCGAACCAGATAGTTCGCC from Terriglobales bacterium encodes the following:
- a CDS encoding RNase A-like domain-containing protein, which encodes MRFRFVFVLLLCLAGVVACRTEQSAGKSVRVSQKDVRRDLSIDENRGGHTLARHVGKTDEQLRARLRKEPNISAASTYVDRDTAEHVIGSTLSENSGKIERWRARGSRRPNLVLDYTAGDDPIGRVMYRRAQGSVPCERALVVLRAYGDDYFVLTSYPDCRP
- the nhaR gene encoding transcriptional activator NhaR encodes the protein MYDSMHMEWLNYHHLYYFWTVAREGSIAKASKELRLAQPTISGQLRVLENVLGEKLFQKAGRNLILTDVGRMAYRYAEEIFRLGRELQDTIGDRPTGRPVRFNVGVADAVPKLIAYRLLKPAMKLDQPIRIVCREGKPDRLIAALSIHELDLVISDAPLPPTVNVRAFSHLLGESGITFFAPPKLVGKGRFPKSLDGIPFFGPAENTTLRRNLDQWFQTMNLHPAIIGEFEDSALMTAFGQSGEGAFVAPTVIEKEIERQFGVKRIGRVPEVKESFYAISVERRLKHPAVLAISASARAELFK
- a CDS encoding TerC family protein, translating into MGIGSLWMWVGFIVFVLAMLALDLGVFNRKAHVTSFREALSWSVVWIALAMVFNAGIWHWYGGEAGLQFLTGYLIEKALSVDNLFVFLLIFGYFAVPREYQHRVLFWGILGALVMRAIFIVGGAALLERFHWIIYIFGALLIFTGIKMLRRTEEIHPERNPIVRFAQRFLPTTSEYHGSKFMIVRNGKHLVTPLMIVLIAVEATDVVFAVDSIPAIFAVTKDPFIVFTSNIFAMLGLRSLYFLLAGVMHRFKELKVGLALVLGFVGGKMLLSEWYKIPIALSLGVVAMFIFGSILISLWRTRGEANRADGH
- a CDS encoding SpoIIE family protein phosphatase, whose translation is MASGGFGLTGTETLMGSAAPTLVFMQGNEQNKITLKKFPYTIGRKTENDLVISDPRVSREHARIVQEPDGYYLLDPGSKHGTFVNGQQIQRQKLKRNDRIEFGVRGEAYALFDPDAAKLGSPSSNLLSQLSVWKPASATSDLETLTLFLEAARKLNTSTVLEEVLVTLIDATLRLTKAERGYVFLREEDGSLTLVAGRNAKGELLADDNTISRSILRDAVSNSSEFLLTDTEDFAKMSARESIVAHNLRTVICIPLRKTQIGAEKTTASDIRGVLYLDSKLLSGKLSAVSHDILRAIATEAASLVENAFLVQAEEAKRRYEQEMNIASGIQQRLMRVTIPDVPFANIEARNISSKEVGGDFYDVIRTENSLTVVVTDVSGKGISAALLASIIQGLLYAQLSNDIPLDHVVDVANRFLCEKVAGEKYATMFIARLFADGKLEYVNCGHVVPLAVLGPDRKELAGGNLPIGLINDVSYQAGSMHLQPGARLIMVTDGVTEAENADGDMFGPERLASLFPGCGGIEEVLSSLAAFCAGTPLNDDCTIVQLTYRGPS
- the argJ gene encoding bifunctional glutamate N-acetyltransferase/amino-acid acetyltransferase ArgJ, which encodes MAEIQNSNIPAGFRFGATTAGIKASGNPDLGMIEAPEYASAAAVFTTNLVVAAPVTIGREYLKASKGEIRAVLVNAGNANCATGKQGFAAAEQSCEELAKALGTQAKSIFPSSTGVIGVPFPIEKLLAGIPSVMDSAGSSAEHAQAFAQAIMTTDTRPKIATAEFTVKGKTVRVLGVAKGAGMIHPNMATMLAYVVTDIEASPSELNKLLKRTADRTFNRISIDGDTSTNDTLCLLASGKSGVALKNVQKAFAGAFESVCSSLAEQIVTDGEGVKHVVRLNIEQAKSEAEAEQIAKTIAHSPLVKTAWAGADPNWGRILAAVGRSGIRLDPSKVNIYFGCIQVCSKGQAASFDEKKAHAYLSQPAFEITVKLGRGRESITFLTCDLTTEYVHINADYTT
- a CDS encoding N-acetyltransferase, producing MRTRKAVLPDAPAIFKLISQYTGDGTLLPRSLQEICENVRDFTVVEYRGRVIACAALHIYGIGLAEVRSVAVDKASQGRNAGRHLVEGLLSEAQVHEIERVFLFTRVPDFFAKLGFLTVPHHTLPEKVHKDCLNCSRRHNCDEIAMVLDQEGVTIAMPAEASNPLRVFQ